The following are encoded in a window of Paraburkholderia caffeinilytica genomic DNA:
- a CDS encoding FadR/GntR family transcriptional regulator: MVQQLFVSGLTPISGLSAPEAIVRRLTEAIIAGELKAGDQLPREDELARVLRVAPMTLRNALASLREMGLLVTTRGRYGGTFVASDIGEKLRKAAKSNIMTKQELRSLTDWRRAISGEACYLAAERGNQRDFSNIQSAAEEFSKCSSDVSLRRLADARLHTLIAEASKSADLVRQEIHIQEQLNSIILPLTTPSLVGNTRSMHHDSLVSAIVERDADGARRELIAHVESTFDWCVSLMMSRQTTNN, encoded by the coding sequence ATGGTTCAACAACTTTTTGTGTCGGGACTTACCCCGATCAGCGGGTTGAGCGCGCCCGAGGCAATCGTGCGCCGACTCACTGAGGCGATCATCGCGGGCGAGTTGAAGGCGGGCGACCAACTGCCACGCGAGGACGAGTTGGCCCGGGTGCTGCGAGTCGCACCGATGACGCTACGCAACGCGCTTGCGTCACTTAGAGAGATGGGCCTATTGGTCACGACTCGTGGGCGATACGGCGGCACCTTTGTCGCGAGTGACATCGGGGAGAAACTACGGAAAGCCGCCAAGTCCAACATAATGACCAAGCAGGAACTACGTAGCCTGACGGACTGGCGTCGAGCAATTTCCGGGGAAGCATGCTATCTCGCTGCGGAGCGCGGAAATCAACGAGACTTTTCAAACATACAATCCGCTGCCGAAGAATTCTCCAAATGCTCATCGGACGTCTCTCTCCGGCGACTGGCAGACGCTCGCTTGCATACACTGATTGCAGAGGCGTCCAAGTCGGCAGATCTGGTGCGCCAAGAGATCCATATTCAGGAGCAACTTAACTCCATTATCCTACCGCTGACCACTCCCTCGCTTGTAGGAAACACTCGCTCCATGCATCATGATTCCCTCGTTTCAGCCATCGTCGAGAGGGACGCCGACGGTGCAAGGCGGGAACTTATCGCCCACGTCGAATCGACGTTCGACTGGTGTGTCAGCTTGATGATGTCGAGGCAGACCACCAACAATTGA
- a CDS encoding carbon-nitrogen hydrolase family protein, which produces MKIAAIQMNSQDDKDANCAEAERLVRAAAADGATLIVLPEYFACLSASDSLQRESGEPFPQGGIFHRFSALARELKVTLHAGSVVESEGAARYNTTAVFGPTGEVIAKYRKIHLFDVEVPGGITYLESSRVGRGTEIVTYEVDGQKVGCAICYDIRFPELFRKLRDEGCDIIVLPAAFTLQTGKDHWEVLSRARAIETQTYFVACGQVFTHGNGTKACWGHSMVIDPWGSVVAQASDRVGFIVATLDDDYTASVRRNVPVASHHVL; this is translated from the coding sequence ATGAAAATTGCTGCAATCCAAATGAATTCACAAGACGACAAGGACGCCAATTGCGCAGAAGCTGAGCGCCTGGTGCGTGCCGCGGCCGCGGACGGAGCAACACTGATCGTGCTGCCTGAATACTTCGCCTGCCTGAGCGCAAGCGATTCCCTCCAACGGGAAAGCGGCGAGCCGTTTCCGCAAGGGGGCATTTTCCACCGCTTCTCCGCGCTGGCGCGGGAACTGAAGGTCACGCTCCACGCAGGAAGCGTGGTTGAAAGCGAGGGCGCCGCCCGATACAACACCACCGCTGTCTTCGGCCCGACCGGTGAGGTCATCGCAAAATACCGGAAGATCCATCTGTTCGACGTCGAAGTTCCGGGCGGTATCACCTATCTCGAGTCGTCGCGGGTCGGGCGCGGTACGGAAATCGTGACCTATGAAGTCGACGGTCAGAAAGTCGGCTGCGCGATCTGCTACGACATCCGTTTTCCGGAGCTGTTTAGAAAGCTGCGCGACGAAGGATGCGACATCATCGTGCTGCCGGCCGCCTTCACCCTGCAAACGGGCAAGGACCACTGGGAAGTGTTGTCGCGTGCTCGCGCTATCGAGACGCAAACCTATTTTGTGGCTTGCGGTCAGGTCTTCACGCATGGCAACGGCACGAAAGCGTGCTGGGGTCACAGCATGGTGATCGATCCTTGGGGCAGCGTGGTTGCACAGGCATCGGACCGCGTGGGATTCATCGTCGCAACGCTCGACGATGACTATACCGCGAGCGTTCGCCGCAATGTCCCCGTTGCCAGCCACCACGTACTGTGA
- a CDS encoding RraA family protein — protein sequence MFILKDLPRQIDTETLQLLAQAETATIGHVQHSGFVDPAIRAVLPERRVAGTAVTLRIPGADSTLLHYILPHLRPGDFVVIERCGDTRHACWGGVVTNTAKRAGVAGAVIDGVATDFSEIRRCEMPVWCRGPSPITTKILGLEGAFNVPISVGGQSVNPGDAILADESGVVVLEAGRAAQIGRMALDMQQAELLLLERLAKGERLPDISGATALVDTRRG from the coding sequence ATGTTCATCCTGAAAGATCTGCCTCGTCAAATTGATACCGAAACCCTCCAATTATTGGCGCAAGCTGAAACGGCTACGATTGGGCACGTGCAACACAGTGGCTTCGTCGATCCGGCGATCCGCGCGGTGTTGCCCGAGCGTCGTGTCGCGGGGACGGCTGTTACTCTGCGAATCCCGGGGGCTGACTCGACCTTGCTGCATTACATCCTGCCGCATCTACGCCCAGGAGATTTTGTCGTTATCGAGCGTTGCGGGGATACGCGGCACGCCTGTTGGGGCGGCGTCGTGACCAATACTGCGAAGCGCGCAGGTGTCGCGGGCGCCGTGATCGATGGAGTCGCGACCGATTTCTCGGAAATCCGGCGCTGCGAAATGCCCGTGTGGTGCCGTGGACCATCGCCGATCACCACGAAGATCCTTGGCCTCGAAGGCGCCTTCAACGTGCCGATCAGCGTAGGCGGGCAGTCCGTGAATCCGGGAGACGCCATTCTCGCCGATGAAAGCGGGGTCGTGGTGCTCGAAGCGGGGCGCGCTGCGCAGATCGGCCGCATGGCGCTCGATATGCAGCAGGCGGAACTGTTGCTTCTGGAACGGCTTGCAAAGGGCGAGCGGCTTCCCGATATCTCCGGAGCCACCGCCCTCGTCGATACGCGTAGAGGCTAG
- a CDS encoding branched-chain amino acid ABC transporter substrate-binding protein: MSISRNKYQLASVVISVVISNPAWSDEVVLIGNVAPTTGSIAHLGKDQENGALMAVEEINSKGLVIQGKKVLLRLDSQDDAGDPRIATQVAQKLVDEHVVAIVGHGTSGTSIPASKIYSDAHIVQISPSATNPTYTQQGFKTTYRVVATDAQQGPALAKYAATTLKLKTVAIVDDATAYGQGLAREFENAAQSLGLKIVSRDATNDKAIDFRAILTKIKGENPDAIMFGGMDATGGAFAKQARQLGMHARVLAGDGVCTEALSELAGPATDNVICSSPGISLGKMSGGAEFAAKYQKRFGIPVVSYAPYSYDAVNVVVKAMKSADSTNPEKILAAMQGTDYKGVTGPIAFDPRGDLLHGVVSIFNYKNGKKTLLDEIRM; encoded by the coding sequence ATGAGTATTTCTAGAAACAAGTATCAACTCGCATCTGTGGTGATTAGTGTTGTGATTTCTAATCCCGCGTGGAGTGACGAAGTCGTTCTGATCGGGAACGTCGCGCCCACAACCGGTAGCATCGCCCACTTGGGGAAGGATCAGGAAAATGGCGCGCTCATGGCAGTAGAGGAGATCAATAGTAAAGGTCTCGTGATTCAAGGCAAAAAGGTTTTGCTTCGTCTTGACTCACAGGACGATGCGGGTGATCCGCGTATCGCAACGCAGGTCGCGCAGAAGCTAGTTGACGAACACGTAGTCGCGATTGTCGGCCATGGAACGTCGGGCACATCGATTCCCGCATCGAAGATCTACAGCGACGCCCATATCGTCCAGATTTCGCCGTCCGCAACAAATCCTACCTACACGCAACAAGGCTTCAAGACGACCTACCGAGTGGTTGCCACCGATGCGCAGCAAGGACCAGCGCTTGCGAAGTATGCGGCGACCACATTGAAGTTGAAGACCGTCGCGATCGTCGACGATGCAACTGCGTATGGACAAGGGCTGGCTCGGGAATTCGAAAACGCCGCTCAATCGCTGGGACTGAAGATCGTTTCACGTGACGCGACCAACGACAAAGCGATCGACTTCCGTGCAATTCTGACAAAAATTAAAGGCGAAAACCCCGATGCAATTATGTTCGGTGGGATGGATGCGACAGGGGGGGCCTTCGCCAAGCAAGCGAGGCAGCTAGGCATGCATGCAAGGGTTCTGGCCGGAGACGGAGTATGTACGGAGGCCTTGTCCGAGTTAGCGGGTCCCGCAACGGATAACGTCATCTGCTCGTCGCCTGGAATCTCACTTGGAAAAATGTCTGGTGGCGCTGAATTTGCGGCAAAGTATCAGAAGCGCTTCGGTATACCGGTTGTCTCATATGCCCCTTACTCCTACGACGCCGTGAACGTCGTAGTCAAAGCCATGAAAAGCGCTGATTCGACAAATCCGGAAAAAATCCTCGCAGCTATGCAAGGTACTGATTATAAGGGCGTTACCGGTCCGATTGCGTTTGATCCGAGGGGTGACTTGCTCCACGGAGTAGTCTCAATATTCAATTATAAAAACGGAAAAAAGACGTTGCTCGACGAAATTCGCATGTAA
- a CDS encoding MFS transporter: protein MSDSKLSSLAAGLRCVSSSENEARIFKKIALRIMPFLFLVYVLSYLDRVNIGYAKLQFGADLGFSDRVYGLGAGIFFIGYLCFEVPSNVMLNRFGARVTISRIMILWGALSTGMMFIHSSTSFYLMRFLLGVAEAGLVPGVILYLTYWFPADMRARMIAIFMAAIPVSGIIGAPLSGFVMRTFNGTHELRGWQWMFLLEGIPSVLVGIWAYFYLDNRPKDARWLSAEERSLVAIRVDAQVQVPHGMSNGIGAAVRSRVFWLLTFIYLFLIVGNAGFSFWLPQIVMDLGVTDLVTNGLVTAIPYLVAGIGMIAVGYSSDRRGECRWHYAMGSVAGALGLFVCAFFAHSLVVAVAGLALSYLGILSCFGVFWSSATSILKSEAAVVGIALINSISSVPSYISPFVLGIIRDATHHISGGLYLIALCLLIGGFLALRLPRMRV, encoded by the coding sequence ATGTCTGATTCGAAATTGAGTTCACTTGCTGCCGGACTTCGTTGCGTAAGTTCTTCAGAGAATGAAGCCCGCATCTTCAAGAAGATCGCGCTTCGGATCATGCCTTTCCTTTTCCTGGTGTATGTCCTTTCGTATTTGGACCGGGTGAACATCGGCTACGCGAAGCTGCAGTTTGGCGCAGATCTGGGCTTCTCCGATCGGGTTTATGGCTTGGGCGCAGGGATATTCTTCATCGGGTATTTGTGCTTTGAAGTGCCCAGCAACGTGATGCTGAATCGCTTTGGCGCACGCGTGACGATTAGCCGGATCATGATCCTCTGGGGAGCGTTGTCCACCGGCATGATGTTCATTCACTCGTCCACCAGTTTCTACCTCATGCGGTTTCTTCTCGGTGTCGCTGAAGCCGGCTTGGTGCCGGGCGTCATTCTCTACCTGACATACTGGTTCCCGGCCGACATGCGGGCCCGCATGATCGCGATCTTCATGGCGGCAATCCCGGTGTCAGGAATCATTGGTGCGCCTCTGTCGGGCTTCGTCATGCGGACGTTCAACGGCACGCACGAACTGCGTGGCTGGCAATGGATGTTTTTGCTCGAAGGTATTCCGTCCGTTCTGGTCGGGATTTGGGCGTATTTCTATCTGGACAATCGGCCGAAAGACGCGCGCTGGCTGTCGGCCGAGGAGAGGTCCCTGGTCGCCATACGTGTCGATGCGCAAGTGCAGGTGCCGCACGGGATGTCCAATGGCATCGGTGCAGCGGTTCGCTCGCGTGTTTTCTGGTTGCTTACGTTCATCTACCTTTTCCTGATCGTGGGCAACGCTGGCTTCTCGTTCTGGCTTCCGCAGATCGTAATGGACCTGGGCGTAACCGATCTCGTCACGAACGGGCTGGTGACGGCCATCCCCTACCTAGTCGCCGGCATAGGCATGATCGCGGTCGGATATTCATCCGATAGGAGGGGAGAATGCAGATGGCACTACGCAATGGGTTCCGTCGCTGGCGCATTGGGCCTGTTCGTATGCGCGTTCTTCGCACACTCGCTGGTCGTGGCAGTCGCGGGGCTTGCCTTGTCGTACCTTGGCATTTTGTCGTGCTTCGGCGTCTTCTGGTCATCTGCCACGTCGATTCTGAAAAGTGAAGCGGCCGTGGTCGGTATCGCGTTGATCAATTCTATCTCGAGCGTGCCAAGTTACATCAGCCCGTTCGTGCTGGGCATTATTCGGGATGCGACTCATCACATCTCGGGGGGGCTCTATCTCATCGCGCTCTGCCTGCTGATCGGTGGCTTCCTCGCATTGCGACTGCCACGAATGCGCGTGTAG
- a CDS encoding IS4/Tn5 family transposase DNA-binding protein, with protein sequence MQFVNENETGDWASAEFGEANLGDARLAQRLVALARRLACSPQRLVSTIA encoded by the coding sequence TTGCAATTCGTCAACGAGAACGAGACGGGTGACTGGGCAAGTGCCGAATTCGGGGAGGCGAATCTGGGTGATGCACGCCTGGCGCAGCGCCTTGTTGCGCTGGCTCGCCGACTCGCGTGCAGTCCGCAACGGTTGGTTTCCACAATCGCTTAA
- a CDS encoding LysR family transcriptional regulator: MNLRFLETFVWAARLNSFRLAAEKLNLSQATISARIAALEQELGIKLFQRSGRDTSLTVQGERALTGADELLRAAAKFRLQLNGLEHARGTIRIGVIDAIAFTLLPLIVDRLNTTYPNVNFELHADTSINLARQLTESKLHLALLMGPVHGTDIVSRPMFNLSATWIAGPSFPNAETPIDLDVLVSHPIISFPKGSDPHETMRGYFRRDVFQAMRVYTSNSVATIVKLVSDGLGVAVLPEAIVKDEITSGKLLKLDVIQPFPAFAFHLAYVDAPETSLPGLIADLVSAAAHDYCRQETSRVAWVP, translated from the coding sequence ATGAACCTGCGTTTTCTCGAAACCTTCGTTTGGGCGGCCCGCCTTAATAGCTTTCGTTTAGCGGCAGAGAAATTGAACCTGAGCCAGGCGACGATTTCAGCTCGAATAGCGGCACTGGAACAAGAGCTGGGCATAAAGCTGTTCCAAAGAAGCGGTAGGGACACGAGCCTGACAGTGCAAGGTGAACGCGCGCTCACGGGCGCCGACGAACTACTAAGAGCCGCTGCCAAGTTTCGGCTCCAATTGAATGGACTTGAACACGCACGGGGAACGATTCGAATTGGCGTGATCGACGCAATCGCGTTCACGCTCCTTCCGCTGATCGTGGACCGATTGAATACGACCTACCCAAACGTCAATTTCGAGTTACATGCTGATACGAGCATCAACCTCGCACGGCAACTGACAGAGAGCAAGCTGCATCTGGCCTTGCTCATGGGTCCGGTTCACGGAACAGACATTGTCAGTCGCCCCATGTTCAACCTGTCTGCAACCTGGATCGCGGGTCCATCCTTTCCTAACGCAGAAACGCCGATCGATCTAGACGTTCTGGTCAGCCATCCCATCATTTCATTTCCAAAAGGCTCCGACCCGCATGAAACAATGCGAGGCTATTTTCGCCGAGACGTCTTCCAGGCAATGCGTGTTTATACGTCCAATTCCGTTGCCACAATTGTCAAGCTGGTCAGCGATGGATTGGGGGTGGCAGTTCTCCCGGAAGCAATCGTGAAAGACGAGATAACGAGCGGCAAGCTCCTGAAGCTCGACGTGATCCAACCATTTCCCGCGTTCGCTTTCCATCTTGCGTATGTCGACGCGCCGGAGACTTCGCTACCCGGACTCATTGCCGACCTAGTCAGCGCTGCAGCACATGACTACTGTCGGCAGGAAACTTCTCGAGTTGCTTGGGTTCCGTGA
- a CDS encoding MFS transporter yields MNSISNGAEDLSAPGRTRWLIGGLLGTGAFVNYVDRVNLSIAAQPLAHALNLDPSQLGIVFSSFLWTYALLQIPIGAFIDKVGVKWVMRIATVMWGVATFMTAAAGGLGLLIVARLILGVAETPMIPAAWKATGYWFPNSERGMCTSLLDGAAKLSNVIGIPAMAYVVNRWGWQAAFHLTGIVSVGYAVLFWALYRNPSEMRSRGLLRAAEHEFILEGGAQTERASENYRPTKISYLLTQRKTWGLALGYASYTYTYYVLLTWLPGFLAKQLGLNVLASGMYTTIPWIVAVIAEFVIGGWLVDQLIMRGKEATQVRRAVLVGSMVLSLAVVGAAFATSLQMALVFLSLGAAGLAITAPTASSIVALIAPQGSVAALGGIVNCIANLIGLSAPIVTGFVAQKTGSFSAAFFISGAVVVLGILSYIFLLGPIERIESAACSGIQ; encoded by the coding sequence ATGAACTCGATCTCGAACGGTGCCGAAGACCTGTCCGCACCCGGCCGTACACGCTGGCTGATTGGTGGCTTGCTCGGCACCGGTGCGTTTGTCAATTACGTGGACCGCGTGAACCTGTCGATCGCCGCCCAACCGTTGGCGCATGCGCTGAACCTCGATCCGTCCCAGTTGGGGATTGTCTTTTCATCGTTTTTGTGGACCTATGCGCTTCTGCAAATACCCATAGGAGCGTTTATCGATAAGGTCGGCGTCAAGTGGGTGATGCGAATCGCCACGGTCATGTGGGGCGTTGCAACCTTTATGACCGCCGCAGCGGGCGGCCTGGGACTGCTGATCGTGGCCCGGTTGATCCTGGGCGTGGCTGAGACGCCGATGATTCCCGCCGCATGGAAGGCGACGGGCTACTGGTTTCCGAACAGTGAGCGAGGCATGTGCACGTCACTGCTAGACGGCGCGGCGAAGTTGTCGAATGTAATTGGCATTCCGGCGATGGCCTATGTGGTCAACCGCTGGGGTTGGCAGGCGGCGTTTCATCTCACCGGCATCGTAAGCGTAGGCTATGCAGTCTTGTTTTGGGCGCTGTACAGAAATCCCTCTGAAATGCGCTCGCGTGGCTTGCTGAGGGCCGCGGAGCATGAGTTTATTTTGGAGGGCGGAGCTCAGACCGAGCGTGCTTCGGAAAATTATCGCCCCACGAAGATTTCCTACTTGCTCACACAGCGCAAGACTTGGGGCCTTGCCCTGGGATACGCCAGTTACACGTACACCTACTACGTTCTGCTGACCTGGCTTCCGGGATTCCTCGCAAAACAACTAGGCCTAAACGTTCTTGCGAGCGGCATGTACACGACGATTCCCTGGATCGTGGCAGTAATCGCGGAGTTCGTGATCGGCGGCTGGCTGGTAGACCAGCTGATCATGCGAGGCAAGGAAGCAACCCAGGTGCGCCGGGCTGTTTTGGTAGGGAGCATGGTTTTATCGCTTGCCGTAGTTGGCGCGGCGTTCGCAACTTCACTGCAAATGGCGCTGGTGTTCCTGTCGCTAGGCGCTGCGGGACTCGCCATCACGGCGCCGACAGCGTCGAGCATTGTTGCACTGATCGCGCCTCAGGGAAGTGTGGCGGCGCTGGGCGGTATCGTGAATTGTATTGCCAATCTGATCGGCCTGTCTGCGCCGATCGTGACCGGGTTTGTGGCGCAGAAAACCGGAAGCTTCTCGGCTGCCTTCTTTATCTCCGGGGCGGTCGTGGTGTTGGGAATTCTAAGTTATATATTTTTGCTGGGACCCATCGAGAGAATAGAGAGCGCTGCGTGTTCCGGGATACAGTAG
- a CDS encoding porin, producing MINIRLSVIPFALVCAINTAYGQSSVALYGVIDDSLQFVHNTTDNKGSDANFIGMAGGNLQGPRWGLKGAEDLGGGLRAIFQLESGFNPNTGRLNQGGRQFGRQAFVGLASDHWGTVTVGRQYDPVVDQVQQFTADNYWGSTFSTPSDVDNNDNSSRTNNAVKYTSQTYAGFQVEAMYAFGGVAGSTGSGQTWSGAASYSNGPFSLAAGYLRMDNAGSAASRNGSWSAGATSDGTFNSINLPYQSAMSIRIVSIAGQYVSGPFTAGLRYSNAQYKPDAFSTFSFTEHYDVGAGFVSYQLTAATLLGLGYTFTHASGNGPSASYNQVSLGADYSVSKRTDVYVVGAYQRASGTGATATVADYDYPSGSRSQEIASLGIRHRF from the coding sequence ATGATAAATATCAGACTGTCGGTCATTCCGTTTGCGCTTGTCTGTGCCATCAATACGGCATATGGCCAGAGCAGTGTCGCGTTGTATGGTGTGATCGACGATTCGTTGCAATTCGTGCACAACACGACTGACAACAAAGGCAGCGACGCGAACTTTATTGGTATGGCGGGTGGCAACCTGCAGGGCCCGCGGTGGGGACTCAAAGGCGCAGAAGACCTTGGTGGTGGCTTAAGGGCAATTTTCCAGTTGGAGAGCGGGTTCAACCCGAACACAGGTAGGCTCAATCAAGGCGGTCGCCAGTTCGGTCGCCAGGCGTTCGTTGGGCTCGCGAGTGACCATTGGGGCACCGTGACCGTTGGCCGCCAGTACGACCCGGTCGTTGACCAAGTTCAGCAATTCACCGCTGACAACTACTGGGGCTCTACATTTTCGACGCCTAGCGATGTCGATAACAACGATAACAGCTCGCGTACAAACAATGCAGTCAAGTACACGTCGCAAACATACGCGGGCTTCCAGGTCGAAGCCATGTATGCGTTCGGCGGGGTTGCAGGTTCAACTGGATCGGGGCAGACATGGTCGGGAGCGGCTAGCTACTCTAATGGCCCTTTTAGCCTCGCCGCAGGTTACCTTCGCATGGACAATGCGGGCTCGGCAGCGTCTCGGAATGGGAGCTGGAGTGCCGGTGCAACGTCGGACGGTACGTTCAATTCGATTAACCTGCCGTACCAATCGGCGATGTCAATCCGCATCGTCTCAATTGCAGGCCAGTACGTGAGCGGCCCGTTCACTGCTGGTTTGCGGTATAGCAATGCCCAGTACAAGCCTGATGCATTCTCGACGTTCAGCTTCACCGAGCACTACGACGTTGGTGCAGGTTTTGTGAGCTATCAACTGACGGCGGCTACGCTGCTGGGCCTGGGTTACACATTCACTCATGCTTCGGGGAACGGACCGTCGGCTTCGTACAACCAGGTTTCGCTCGGCGCTGACTATAGTGTGTCCAAACGTACGGACGTTTATGTTGTCGGTGCATATCAGCGTGCGTCCGGCACCGGCGCGACAGCCACGGTGGCCGACTACGACTACCCATCGGGGTCGCGCTCGCAGGAAATCGCCAGCCTAGGTATCCGTCACAGGTTCTGA
- a CDS encoding HpcH/HpaI aldolase family protein — MKDFDLRMRSAVWLSGPNLAAAEIAAMIGYRAVVLDIEHGTFDLAALERFIPALKGLELKVFAKVLGPSREPIQQALDFGADAIVIPHIEGAAHAEKICAFAKFPPVGARSFAGGRTAGYGGFDDEWLKRQDCETLCFAMIEDAQALAEVREILALPSVDGVFIGPSDLSLRRSRGSYKRIEGDWQDLKAIAEAAHEANKPWILPAWSVEEKAFAIKNGAYKMVLTMEHGALALGLRTAWEQTVQLFEEAAGADDK; from the coding sequence ATGAAAGACTTTGACCTGCGAATGCGTTCGGCTGTGTGGTTGTCCGGGCCAAATCTGGCCGCCGCGGAGATAGCGGCGATGATCGGATACCGGGCGGTGGTTCTGGATATCGAGCACGGAACCTTTGATCTCGCCGCACTGGAACGTTTCATTCCGGCGCTCAAGGGTCTCGAGCTGAAAGTGTTCGCGAAAGTGCTGGGTCCGTCTCGTGAACCGATCCAGCAAGCGTTGGATTTTGGCGCGGACGCGATCGTAATTCCGCACATAGAGGGTGCGGCTCACGCAGAGAAGATCTGCGCGTTCGCCAAGTTTCCTCCTGTAGGGGCGCGGAGCTTTGCTGGTGGCCGCACGGCGGGTTACGGCGGTTTTGACGACGAATGGCTGAAACGGCAAGATTGCGAGACTTTGTGTTTCGCCATGATCGAAGACGCGCAGGCGTTGGCGGAAGTCCGCGAGATTCTTGCGCTTCCTTCCGTAGATGGCGTATTCATCGGTCCGTCGGACTTGTCGTTGCGTCGTTCACGTGGCTCATACAAACGCATCGAAGGAGACTGGCAGGACCTGAAGGCCATTGCCGAAGCGGCGCACGAAGCGAATAAGCCGTGGATCCTGCCAGCATGGAGTGTTGAAGAAAAGGCTTTCGCCATCAAAAACGGCGCCTACAAGATGGTCCTAACGATGGAGCACGGTGCGCTTGCACTCGGCCTACGCACAGCCTGGGAGCAAACCGTTCAGCTCTTTGAGGAAGCGGCAGGGGCTGACGACAAATGA
- a CDS encoding porin → MRLSNLAFRQAALAVLVSAGIANTSVFAQSSVILYGSIDNGVDYTSNRGGKASYQALSSVKWGSRVGFTGREDLDGGMAAIFTLENGFDGFSGALGQGGLMFGRQAFVGLSSRYGTFTAGRQYDSVANYLGALATSDQWAGYPGAHPGDYDNVNDAFRENNAFKYASPNLNGFTFNGLIAPGGVAGSTTKNRIFSTGGGYTAGGFTLNAAYLNVKNPATAAYGGTVTPVTGTTYLNPVTSPVYRGYASARTYSVFGTATKYTFKGTTLGAMYTYTSFADIVTTSSTPNAGSVKFHNLEVSVMQYITPSLMVDASYDFTKAERAHYHQVNAMLDYFLSKRTDAYLLAVAQDASGIDSTGTTAVASINGLTASRSSHQLFLRAGINHKF, encoded by the coding sequence ATGCGCTTATCGAATCTCGCTTTCAGGCAAGCCGCGCTTGCCGTTCTGGTGTCTGCGGGTATTGCCAATACGTCAGTTTTTGCTCAAAGCAGTGTCATCTTGTACGGCAGTATCGACAATGGTGTCGACTACACGAGCAACCGCGGCGGCAAGGCTTCCTATCAAGCGCTCAGTAGCGTCAAATGGGGGAGTCGGGTGGGTTTCACGGGCCGCGAGGATCTGGATGGGGGCATGGCCGCGATCTTCACGCTCGAAAATGGCTTCGATGGTTTTTCAGGTGCACTCGGCCAGGGCGGCCTGATGTTCGGAAGACAGGCGTTCGTCGGCCTCAGCAGCCGTTACGGAACGTTCACGGCAGGCCGTCAGTACGACTCGGTTGCGAACTACTTGGGTGCGCTGGCGACCTCTGATCAGTGGGCGGGCTACCCTGGCGCGCACCCGGGAGACTACGACAACGTGAACGATGCCTTTCGTGAAAACAACGCCTTCAAGTATGCAAGTCCGAATCTGAACGGCTTCACGTTCAACGGCCTGATCGCGCCGGGAGGAGTGGCGGGCAGTACGACGAAAAACAGAATCTTCAGCACGGGCGGCGGGTACACCGCGGGCGGATTCACCCTGAACGCCGCGTATCTAAACGTCAAAAATCCCGCGACAGCAGCTTATGGCGGCACCGTGACGCCCGTCACAGGTACAACCTATCTCAATCCGGTCACGAGCCCGGTTTATCGTGGATATGCATCGGCGCGGACCTATTCGGTGTTCGGTACTGCCACCAAATACACGTTTAAGGGAACGACTCTCGGTGCGATGTACACGTATACCAGTTTCGCCGACATCGTCACTACGTCGTCGACGCCGAACGCCGGGAGTGTGAAGTTTCATAACCTCGAGGTCAGCGTGATGCAGTACATCACGCCGTCCCTGATGGTGGACGCATCGTACGATTTCACAAAGGCAGAGCGTGCGCATTATCACCAGGTGAACGCCATGCTCGACTACTTCCTTTCGAAACGGACAGATGCGTATCTTCTGGCCGTTGCGCAGGACGCGAGCGGTATCGATTCGACGGGTACCACGGCGGTTGCGTCCATCAACGGACTGACTGCCTCGAGGTCCAGTCATCAGCTTTTCTTGCGCGCCGGCATCAACCACAAGTTCTGA